In one Thioclava sp. ES.031 genomic region, the following are encoded:
- a CDS encoding ABC-F family ATP-binding cassette domain-containing protein, whose protein sequence is MLRISDISFSIEGRPLFANASATIPEGHKVGLVGPNGAGKTTLFRLIRGELTLDGGEIGLPSRARVGGVAQEVPSSSTSLLDTVLAADEERASLLAEAETATDAHRIADVQTRLVDIDAWSGEARASAILKGLGFDMEAQKRPCSDFSGGWRMRVALAGVLFAQPDLLLLDEPTNYLDLEGALWLESYLMRYPHTVIVISHDRDLLNRAVGSILHLEDRQLTLYQGGYDTFARTRRLRREAQAAQAKKQEARRAHLQGFVDRFRAQATKAKQAQARVKMLEKMEPITAPEEAAKQVFTFPAPEQLSPPIIAMENAAVGYGGPAILKQLNLRIDQDDRIALLGRNGEGKSTLSKLLADKLQVMDGKITRSSKLRIGYFAQHQVDELDLKETPLTHLKRERPDEHPAKLRARLAGFGLGADQAETAVGKLSGGQKARLSLLLATLDAPHLLILDEPTNHLDIESREALVTALTEYSGAVILVSHDMHLLGLVADRLWLVKGGAVAPYQGDLESYRAELLAPPPEDKPAKSAAPKAAKPSRCAMTTMKREVRDCEARVEKLSDMLEKLDAKLADPTLYEPEKARDLAIWQAKHTEATRAMEKAEALWMAALEKLETAEQD, encoded by the coding sequence ATGTTGCGCATCTCCGATATCTCCTTTTCGATCGAAGGCCGTCCGCTCTTTGCGAACGCCTCCGCCACCATCCCCGAAGGCCACAAGGTCGGCCTCGTCGGCCCCAACGGCGCGGGCAAGACGACACTGTTCCGGCTGATCCGGGGCGAGCTGACGCTGGATGGCGGCGAGATCGGCCTGCCCTCGCGCGCCCGCGTCGGCGGCGTGGCGCAGGAAGTGCCGTCCTCTTCGACCTCGCTGCTCGATACGGTGCTCGCCGCCGACGAGGAACGCGCGAGCCTTCTGGCCGAGGCCGAGACGGCGACCGACGCGCATCGCATCGCCGACGTGCAGACGCGGCTGGTCGATATCGACGCATGGTCGGGCGAAGCGCGGGCGAGCGCCATCCTGAAAGGCCTCGGCTTCGACATGGAGGCGCAGAAGCGCCCCTGTTCGGATTTCTCCGGCGGCTGGCGGATGCGCGTGGCGCTCGCAGGCGTGCTGTTCGCGCAGCCCGATCTGCTGCTCTTGGACGAACCGACGAACTATCTCGACCTCGAAGGCGCGCTCTGGCTGGAAAGCTATCTGATGCGCTACCCGCATACGGTGATCGTGATCTCCCACGACCGCGATCTGCTCAACCGCGCGGTGGGCTCGATCCTGCATCTCGAGGATCGGCAACTCACGCTTTATCAAGGCGGTTACGACACGTTTGCGCGCACCCGCCGGCTGCGCCGCGAGGCGCAGGCCGCCCAAGCCAAGAAGCAGGAGGCGCGCCGCGCCCATCTGCAAGGCTTCGTGGATCGCTTCCGCGCGCAGGCCACCAAGGCCAAGCAGGCGCAGGCGCGCGTCAAGATGCTCGAGAAGATGGAGCCGATCACCGCCCCGGAAGAAGCGGCGAAACAGGTCTTCACCTTCCCCGCGCCGGAACAGCTCTCCCCGCCGATCATCGCGATGGAAAACGCCGCCGTAGGCTATGGCGGGCCCGCGATCCTCAAGCAGCTCAACCTGCGTATCGATCAGGACGACCGGATCGCGCTGCTGGGCCGGAATGGTGAGGGGAAATCCACGCTTTCCAAGCTCTTGGCGGACAAACTTCAGGTGATGGACGGCAAGATCACGCGCTCGTCCAAGCTGCGGATCGGCTATTTCGCGCAGCATCAGGTCGACGAGCTGGACCTGAAAGAGACGCCGCTCACCCATCTCAAGCGCGAGCGCCCCGACGAGCATCCCGCCAAGCTGCGCGCCCGTCTTGCGGGCTTCGGCCTCGGTGCGGATCAGGCGGAGACGGCGGTGGGCAAGCTCTCGGGCGGGCAGAAGGCGCGGCTGTCGCTGTTGCTGGCGACGCTCGATGCGCCGCATCTCTTGATCCTCGACGAGCCGACCAACCACCTCGATATCGAGAGCCGCGAGGCGCTGGTGACCGCGCTCACCGAATATTCCGGCGCGGTGATCCTTGTCAGCCACGACATGCACCTGCTGGGGCTGGTGGCCGACCGGCTCTGGCTGGTCAAAGGCGGCGCGGTCGCGCCCTATCAGGGCGATCTGGAAAGCTACCGCGCGGAGCTTCTGGCGCCGCCGCCCGAGGACAAGCCCGCGAAATCGGCCGCGCCGAAAGCCGCGAAGCCGTCGCGCTGTGCGATGACCACCATGAAGCGCGAGGTCCGCGACTGCGAGGCCCGGGTCGAGAAGCTGAGCGACATGCTCGAGAAACTCGACGCGAAACTCGCCGACCCCACGCTCTACGAGCCTGAAAAAGCCCGAGATCTCGCGATCTGGCAGGCGAAGCATACCGAGGCGACCAGGGCGATGGAGAAAGCCGAGGCGCTCTGGATGGCGGCGCTGGAAAAGCTGGAAACCGCCGAGCAGGACTGA
- the speB gene encoding agmatinase, translated as MALEDAKTQVDQAFTRAEARGLSFENTFGGATSFLRRRYTKDLAGAQIAVTGIPFDQAVTNRPGTRFGPRAIREASTLQAFDAPYGWGYDPFSELAIVDYGDMPFDYANVPEVPGRIEAHLGAIFGAGVVPITLGGDHFITLPILRAAAAAHGEIALVQFDAHSDTWADDDMDRIDHGTFLYKAIKTGVVTAENTVSVGIRTDNPDTLGVTIVDAPSVHREGVEATLERIRAVVGERPCYITFDIDGLDPAFAPGTGTPVWGGLASWQAAELLRGLKGINLIGGDVVEVSPPYDPTGVTAIAGAHVATELIALAGWGLREGAE; from the coding sequence ATGGCTCTGGAAGATGCGAAAACCCAAGTGGATCAGGCTTTTACGCGGGCAGAGGCACGTGGCCTGAGCTTCGAGAACACCTTCGGCGGGGCCACCAGTTTCCTGCGGCGGCGCTATACGAAGGACCTCGCGGGTGCGCAGATCGCGGTGACCGGCATCCCCTTCGATCAGGCGGTGACGAACCGCCCCGGCACGCGCTTCGGGCCGCGTGCGATCCGCGAAGCCTCGACGCTGCAGGCGTTCGACGCCCCTTATGGCTGGGGCTACGACCCGTTCTCTGAACTCGCCATCGTCGATTACGGTGACATGCCCTTCGACTATGCCAATGTGCCGGAGGTCCCCGGCCGGATCGAGGCGCATCTGGGCGCGATCTTCGGGGCGGGCGTCGTGCCGATCACGCTGGGCGGCGATCATTTCATCACGCTGCCGATCCTGCGTGCGGCCGCTGCTGCCCATGGTGAGATCGCGCTCGTTCAGTTCGACGCCCATTCCGACACCTGGGCCGATGACGATATGGACCGGATCGACCACGGCACATTCCTGTATAAGGCGATCAAAACGGGCGTCGTGACGGCCGAGAATACCGTCTCGGTCGGTATCCGCACCGACAATCCCGATACGCTGGGCGTGACGATCGTGGATGCGCCTTCGGTGCATCGCGAGGGCGTAGAGGCCACGCTGGAACGCATTCGCGCGGTGGTGGGCGAGCGGCCCTGCTACATCACCTTCGATATCGACGGGCTGGACCCGGCCTTCGCGCCTGGCACCGGTACGCCGGTCTGGGGCGGTCTGGCCAGCTGGCAGGCGGCAGAGTTGTTGCGCGGGCTGAAGGGCATCAACCTGATCGGCGGCGATGTGGTCGAGGTCTCTCCGCCCTACGATCCGACCGGCGTGACGGCCATCGCGGGCGCGCATGTCGCGACCGAGCTGATCGCGCTGGCCGGTTGGGGGCTGCGGGAGGGCGCGGAATGA
- a CDS encoding SLAC1 anion channel family protein → MSSLAETSAAHSRLEHFPITFYATTMGLGGFTLALRAAAKPLGLGPLPYQVSFAVTVVVFVLISVFYLAKALKHPQGVSAEWHHPIRLAFFPTVAISLLLLATGALTVSTSLALLLWLAGTTLQGIMTLAVVTNWIGTRSFKHGQLNPAWFIPAVGNVIVPVAGAQLGFIEISWLFFSAGMLFWLVLLTLVFNRLIFHDPLPSKLQPTLVILIAPPAVAFIAWLRLTGEQIVPGAGIGQGVDPFAHILLSLAYVFAALVAVQLPRILRLPFAMSFWALSFPIAALTIATFLHAEYAHSEPHLRMAVAFLAILAVVIVGLVWRTGLAILRGEICQPE, encoded by the coding sequence ATGAGCAGTCTGGCTGAAACGAGTGCCGCGCATAGCCGGCTCGAGCATTTTCCGATCACCTTCTATGCGACGACGATGGGGCTCGGGGGCTTCACGCTGGCCCTGCGCGCGGCAGCCAAGCCGCTCGGGCTCGGGCCGTTGCCCTATCAGGTGAGTTTCGCGGTGACTGTCGTGGTCTTCGTGCTGATCTCGGTCTTCTATCTCGCCAAGGCGCTGAAGCACCCGCAGGGCGTGAGCGCGGAATGGCATCACCCGATCCGGCTCGCCTTCTTCCCGACCGTCGCGATTTCGCTGTTGCTGCTGGCGACCGGGGCGCTGACGGTCTCGACCTCGCTTGCGCTCCTGCTGTGGCTGGCGGGCACGACCCTGCAGGGGATCATGACGCTCGCGGTCGTGACCAACTGGATCGGGACGCGCAGTTTCAAGCACGGGCAGCTGAACCCGGCATGGTTCATCCCGGCGGTGGGCAATGTGATCGTGCCGGTGGCGGGCGCGCAGCTCGGTTTCATCGAGATCAGCTGGCTGTTCTTCTCGGCCGGGATGCTGTTCTGGCTCGTGCTGCTGACGCTGGTGTTCAACCGTCTGATCTTCCACGATCCCTTGCCGAGCAAGCTTCAGCCGACACTGGTGATCCTGATCGCACCGCCCGCGGTGGCCTTCATCGCGTGGCTGCGCCTGACCGGCGAGCAGATCGTGCCCGGGGCCGGGATCGGGCAGGGCGTCGATCCTTTCGCGCATATCCTGCTGTCGCTGGCCTATGTCTTTGCCGCGCTCGTCGCGGTGCAACTGCCGCGCATTCTGCGGCTGCCCTTCGCGATGAGCTTCTGGGCGCTGAGCTTCCCCATCGCGGCGCTGACCATCGCGACCTTCCTGCATGCCGAATACGCCCATTCCGAGCCGCATCTGCGCATGGCGGTGGCGTTCCTCGCGATCCTTGCCGTGGTGATCGTGGGGCTCGTCTGGCGCACGGGGCTTGCGATCCTGCGCGGAGAGATTTGCCAGCCGGAGTGA
- a CDS encoding Rrf2 family transcriptional regulator produces MRLTTRTNLAMRVLMFCAVNPHRTVRKHEIAEACNASENHLAQVINTLARENFITTLRGRAGGMQLARPPEEIGVGKVLRAFEAALPFAECFDTETNTCPLRDACLFRDALSDALDAFYGTLDRKTLADLVDNNTALEAMLSLQGLQSLSICATARAAE; encoded by the coding sequence ATGCGTCTGACCACACGAACCAATCTCGCGATGCGCGTGCTGATGTTCTGCGCGGTCAATCCGCATCGAACCGTGCGCAAACACGAGATCGCGGAGGCCTGTAACGCGTCCGAGAACCATCTCGCGCAGGTCATCAACACGCTCGCGCGCGAGAACTTCATCACCACCCTGCGCGGCCGCGCCGGTGGGATGCAGCTTGCCCGCCCGCCCGAAGAGATCGGCGTGGGCAAGGTGCTGCGCGCCTTCGAGGCCGCCCTGCCCTTCGCCGAATGTTTCGACACCGAGACGAACACCTGCCCGCTGCGCGACGCCTGCCTGTTCCGCGATGCGTTGAGCGACGCGCTCGACGCATTCTACGGGACGCTCGACCGCAAGACCCTCGCCGATCTGGTCGACAACAACACCGCGCTGGAGGCGATGCTCAGCCTGCAGGGCCTGCAGTCGCTCTCGATCTGCGCAACCGCACGCGCCGCGGAATAA
- a CDS encoding TfoX/Sxy family DNA transformation protein codes for MSNSLTSIKGIGPATAEGFIRAGITSAEELRKIGADAAYAAWIEVGNPAHFIGYYALHMALQGRPWNDCRGAEKAEFRKKFDALKVRIAAGDSSTQSAKEKGRARLDAALSEIGLIAKR; via the coding sequence ATGAGCAACTCTCTCACATCCATCAAGGGGATCGGCCCCGCCACCGCCGAGGGCTTTATCCGCGCCGGGATCACCTCGGCCGAGGAGCTGCGCAAGATCGGCGCGGACGCCGCCTATGCCGCCTGGATCGAGGTCGGCAACCCCGCCCATTTCATCGGCTATTACGCGCTGCACATGGCGCTGCAGGGCCGCCCGTGGAACGACTGCCGCGGCGCTGAGAAAGCCGAATTCCGCAAGAAATTCGATGCACTTAAGGTGCGGATCGCGGCGGGCGACAGCAGCACCCAATCCGCAAAAGAGAAGGGCCGCGCCCGGCTGGACGCGGCCCTCTCGGAAATTGGTCTGATCGCGAAACGCTAG
- the infC gene encoding translation initiation factor IF-3, with the protein MARRPHNAPPTRDTGPRVNGRIRANEIRLIGAEGENVGVVTPREAMSMAEEAGLDLVEISPNANPPVCKIMDFGKFKYEQQKREAEARKKQKTIEIKEVKFRPGTDVHDYDVKMRNVVKFLENGDKVKVTLRFRGREMAHQDLGLELLNRVRTDVGELGKVENMPKLEGRQMVMMIAPAK; encoded by the coding sequence ATAGCCCGCAGACCCCATAACGCCCCGCCGACCCGTGACACCGGCCCCCGAGTGAACGGCCGTATCCGCGCGAACGAGATTCGACTCATTGGCGCGGAAGGCGAGAATGTCGGCGTGGTTACCCCGCGCGAAGCGATGTCCATGGCCGAAGAGGCCGGGCTCGATCTCGTCGAGATCTCGCCCAACGCCAATCCGCCCGTCTGCAAGATCATGGATTTCGGCAAGTTCAAATACGAACAGCAAAAGCGCGAAGCCGAAGCCCGCAAGAAGCAGAAGACGATCGAAATCAAGGAAGTCAAATTCCGTCCGGGCACCGATGTGCACGATTACGACGTCAAGATGCGCAACGTGGTGAAGTTCCTCGAGAACGGCGACAAGGTGAAGGTCACCCTGCGCTTCCGTGGTCGCGAGATGGCGCACCAGGATCTCGGTCTCGAGCTTCTCAACCGCGTCCGCACCGATGTGGGCGAACTGGGCAAGGTCGAGAACATGCCCAAGCTTGAAGGTCGCCAGATGGTGATGATGATCGCCCCGGCGAAATAA
- the ndk gene encoding nucleoside-diphosphate kinase, whose protein sequence is MAIERTLSIIKPDATKRNLTGKINAKFEEAGLRIVAQKRIQLTMDQAGKFYEVHKERPFYGELCEFMASEPVVVQVLEGEGAIAKNREVMGATNPAEADEGTIRKEYALSVGENSVHGSDAPETAAEEISFFFSGLEIVG, encoded by the coding sequence ATGGCCATCGAACGCACGCTGAGCATCATCAAACCCGACGCGACCAAGCGCAACCTCACCGGCAAGATCAACGCCAAGTTCGAGGAAGCGGGTCTGCGCATCGTCGCGCAAAAGCGCATCCAGCTGACCATGGATCAGGCCGGCAAGTTCTACGAAGTCCACAAAGAGCGCCCCTTCTACGGCGAACTGTGCGAGTTCATGGCATCCGAGCCGGTCGTCGTTCAGGTGCTCGAGGGTGAAGGCGCGATCGCCAAGAACCGCGAAGTGATGGGCGCGACCAACCCGGCGGAAGCCGACGAGGGCACCATCCGCAAGGAATACGCGCTCTCCGTGGGTGAGAACTCGGTGCACGGCTCCGACGCTCCGGAAACCGCTGCGGAGGAAATCTCGTTCTTCTTCTCGGGTCTCGAGATCGTCGGCTGA
- a CDS encoding DUF475 domain-containing protein has protein sequence MTTMYRYFSWAIAVTVAGLVGSFALGFTQTGGLGGAVSFLMITAVLAVLEISLSFDNAIVNANKLHQMTPKWQRRFLTWGILIAVFGMRILFPLLIVVVAAGIGPWEAVQLAAKHPAEYAEIIEDAHLSIAGFGGAFLMMVALTYFIDEGKEVDWIRTLECRLRSLASIRGLEIGLVLLVILVFTWILPEGREDDFMFASICGLATFLGVEVLSHVLDRTNIAADTAKAGLGAFLYLEVLDASFSFDGVIGAFALTQNLFLIAIGLGIGAMYVRSMTLMLVERNTLSEFRYLENGAFWSILILSVVMFAQTLVEVPEVITGLIGAGLIGLALLSSIRFNRRSRAAVES, from the coding sequence ATGACCACCATGTATCGTTATTTTTCCTGGGCCATCGCCGTCACCGTTGCGGGGCTGGTCGGGTCATTCGCGCTGGGGTTCACCCAGACCGGCGGGCTTGGCGGCGCGGTCTCTTTCCTGATGATCACGGCGGTGCTTGCCGTGCTGGAAATCTCGCTGAGCTTCGACAACGCCATCGTCAACGCCAACAAGCTGCACCAGATGACGCCGAAATGGCAGCGTCGCTTCCTGACCTGGGGCATCCTGATCGCGGTCTTCGGGATGCGTATCCTGTTCCCGCTGCTGATCGTCGTGGTCGCAGCCGGCATCGGGCCGTGGGAAGCGGTTCAACTCGCCGCGAAACATCCGGCGGAATATGCCGAGATCATCGAGGACGCGCATCTGTCGATCGCGGGCTTCGGCGGGGCCTTCCTGATGATGGTCGCGCTCACCTATTTCATCGACGAGGGCAAGGAGGTCGACTGGATCCGCACGCTCGAATGCCGGTTGCGATCGCTCGCCTCGATCCGCGGGCTCGAGATCGGCCTCGTGCTGCTCGTCATTCTGGTCTTCACCTGGATCTTGCCGGAAGGGCGCGAGGACGATTTCATGTTCGCCTCCATTTGCGGGCTTGCGACCTTCCTGGGTGTCGAAGTCCTGAGCCACGTGCTCGACCGGACGAATATCGCCGCCGATACGGCCAAGGCGGGCCTCGGCGCGTTCCTCTATCTCGAAGTGCTCGACGCGTCTTTCAGTTTCGACGGGGTGATCGGGGCCTTCGCGCTGACCCAGAACCTGTTCCTGATCGCGATCGGTCTGGGGATCGGCGCGATGTATGTGCGCTCGATGACCCTGATGCTGGTGGAGCGCAACACGCTGAGCGAATTCCGCTATCTCGAGAACGGCGCCTTCTGGTCGATCCTGATCCTTTCCGTCGTCATGTTCGCGCAGACGCTGGTGGAAGTGCCCGAGGTAATTACCGGGCTGATCGGGGCCGGGCTGATCGGGCTGGCGCTGCTGTCCTCGATCCGGTTCAACCGGCGCAGCAGAGCCGCCGTCGAGAGTTGA
- a CDS encoding carboxypeptidase M32 has translation MSAYQDLLAHQRETEALGNIAGLLSWDQEVMMPRGAADQRAEESAALESVLHARRTDPRIEDWLARAEADDAVSARVLDLVGRSYNRATRIPARLATEMARLTSLSQGIWAEARANEDASAFLPTLEEVVRLKREEAECLSEGNLYDALLDDFEPGATSKEIATVFDRMRGPLVELRDRVLGSEVSPEPFDKVFPENAQLRLARKCASAFGYDWTRGRLDMSVHPFSSGGGDDARITTRISESDPFGNIYSTIHEVGHATYEQAINPAYRFTPLGHGVSMGVHESQSRIYENQLGRSAPFTGWLHQRMTDAFGDLGMDTEAFHALVNRVDMGFIRTESDELNYNLHIMLRFDLERDLISGKLEVADLEEAWNTRFEQDFGVKVTKPSQGFLQDVHWSVGLFGYFPTYALGNVYAGCLDEAMRAVTPGIDAALAEGDATPAKQWLDENLRVHGGLRPPRETIQNACGFEPTETPLLAYLTRKFEGIYKL, from the coding sequence ATGAGCGCCTATCAGGACCTGCTCGCGCATCAGCGCGAAACCGAAGCGCTGGGCAATATCGCCGGGCTGCTAAGCTGGGACCAAGAGGTGATGATGCCGCGCGGCGCCGCCGATCAGCGCGCCGAGGAATCCGCCGCGCTGGAATCGGTGCTGCATGCGCGCCGCACCGATCCGCGCATCGAGGACTGGCTGGCCCGCGCCGAGGCCGATGATGCGGTCAGCGCGCGCGTGCTCGATCTGGTGGGGCGCAGCTACAACCGTGCGACCCGCATTCCCGCGCGCCTCGCGACCGAGATGGCGCGTCTGACCTCGCTGTCGCAAGGCATCTGGGCCGAGGCCCGCGCCAATGAGGATGCCTCCGCCTTCCTGCCGACGCTGGAAGAGGTCGTGCGCCTCAAGCGCGAAGAGGCCGAATGCCTGTCCGAGGGCAATCTCTACGATGCGCTGCTCGACGATTTCGAGCCGGGCGCGACGTCGAAGGAAATCGCCACGGTCTTCGACCGGATGCGCGGCCCGCTGGTGGAGCTGCGCGACCGGGTGCTGGGCTCGGAGGTCTCGCCGGAGCCCTTCGACAAGGTCTTCCCCGAGAACGCCCAGCTGCGGCTGGCGCGGAAATGCGCCTCCGCCTTTGGCTATGACTGGACGCGCGGGCGGCTCGATATGTCGGTCCACCCGTTCTCTTCGGGCGGCGGCGACGATGCGCGCATCACCACCCGGATTTCCGAGAGCGACCCGTTCGGCAATATCTACTCGACGATCCACGAGGTCGGGCACGCCACCTACGAGCAGGCGATCAACCCGGCCTATCGCTTCACGCCGCTGGGCCACGGCGTCTCGATGGGCGTGCACGAAAGCCAGAGCCGGATCTATGAGAACCAGCTCGGCCGCTCGGCCCCGTTCACCGGCTGGCTGCATCAGCGCATGACCGACGCGTTCGGCGATCTCGGCATGGATACGGAAGCCTTCCACGCGCTGGTCAACCGCGTCGATATGGGCTTCATCCGCACGGAATCGGACGAGCTGAACTACAATCTCCACATCATGCTGCGCTTCGATCTGGAGCGCGATCTGATCTCGGGCAAGCTGGAGGTCGCGGATCTCGAAGAAGCGTGGAATACCCGTTTCGAACAGGATTTCGGCGTGAAGGTCACCAAGCCCAGCCAGGGCTTCCTGCAGGATGTGCATTGGTCGGTGGGGCTGTTCGGCTACTTCCCGACCTATGCGCTGGGCAATGTCTATGCGGGCTGTCTCGACGAGGCGATGCGCGCGGTCACGCCGGGTATCGACGCCGCATTGGCCGAGGGCGATGCGACGCCTGCCAAGCAATGGCTCGACGAGAACCTGCGCGTCCACGGCGGGTTGCGTCCGCCGCGCGAGACGATCCAGAACGCCTGCGGGTTCGAGCCGACCGAGACGCCGCTGCTGGCTTATCTGACGCGGAAATTCGAGGGCATCTACAAGCTGTGA
- the ctaA gene encoding heme A synthase codes for MSEKRSIFEEVGSDGATTRAEPKGGMIDAKPRGARRAIRMWLFVLFTLVVAMIAVGGATRLTDSGLSITRWDPISGAIPPMSDADWQAEFTHYKASPQFKYMNPDMTVSEFKGIFWWEWGHRQLGRLIGMVWFIGFFGFWLTKKIPTGWTGRLFSLGVLGGLQGAIGWWMVSSGLVGRMTSVASYRLATHLGLAFIILGLISWFALQLSRPESALLQARRLAEPRLSRIGSVLIGLVFVQIILGALTAGIDAGLAFPTWPSMNGQFLPSESFDYTPIWRNFFENPALVQFMHRMVGYLVFASGLYAAWRARSSAHPRTKEAFALMAAMIFFQMVLGITTALELVNYWWLGLIHQFGAIITWVLVIRARHMARFPLVRSIREGRV; via the coding sequence ATGAGCGAGAAACGTAGCATCTTCGAGGAAGTCGGCTCTGACGGCGCCACGACACGGGCCGAGCCCAAGGGCGGCATGATCGACGCCAAGCCGCGCGGCGCGCGCCGGGCGATCCGGATGTGGCTCTTCGTGCTGTTCACGCTGGTCGTGGCGATGATCGCCGTGGGCGGGGCCACGCGCCTCACCGATAGCGGGCTGTCGATCACGCGCTGGGATCCGATCTCGGGGGCGATCCCGCCGATGAGCGATGCCGACTGGCAGGCGGAATTCACCCATTACAAGGCCAGCCCGCAGTTCAAATACATGAACCCCGACATGACCGTGTCCGAGTTCAAGGGCATCTTCTGGTGGGAATGGGGCCACCGGCAGCTGGGCCGCCTGATCGGCATGGTCTGGTTCATCGGCTTCTTCGGCTTCTGGCTGACCAAGAAAATCCCGACCGGCTGGACGGGGCGGCTGTTCAGCCTCGGGGTCTTGGGCGGTCTGCAAGGCGCGATCGGCTGGTGGATGGTGTCCTCGGGCCTCGTGGGGCGGATGACCTCGGTCGCCTCCTACCGGCTCGCGACCCATCTGGGCCTCGCCTTCATCATCCTCGGTCTGATCTCCTGGTTCGCGCTGCAACTCTCGCGCCCGGAATCGGCACTTCTGCAGGCCCGCCGTCTGGCCGAGCCGCGCCTGAGCCGGATCGGCTCGGTGCTGATCGGGCTGGTGTTCGTGCAGATCATCCTCGGCGCGCTGACCGCGGGGATCGATGCCGGCCTCGCCTTCCCGACATGGCCGTCGATGAACGGGCAATTCCTGCCGTCGGAGAGCTTCGACTACACGCCGATCTGGCGCAATTTCTTCGAGAACCCGGCGCTGGTTCAATTCATGCACCGCATGGTCGGCTATCTCGTCTTCGCCTCGGGCCTTTACGCCGCATGGCGCGCGCGCAGCTCGGCTCATCCGCGCACCAAGGAGGCCTTCGCGCTGATGGCGGCGATGATCTTCTTCCAGATGGTGTTGGGTATCACCACCGCGCTTGAGCTGGTGAATTACTGGTGGCTGGGTCTCATCCACCAATTCGGTGCTATCATCACCTGGGTCCTCGTGATCCGCGCGCGTCACATGGCGCGCTTCCCCCTTGTTCGTTCCATCCGGGAGGGCCGCGTATGA
- a CDS encoding DUF1499 domain-containing protein → MSRAVTILALGLAVMAVADGWVRFAPIDPARYKIEGLAKAPGDHPETGGFQAAREVADPLAQMAALDKIIRATARTKRVAGNVDEGHAAYVTRSAFWGFPDVTTLWVEGNTLQIRGHLVYGRSDLGVNKARIMGWLDEAGL, encoded by the coding sequence ATGAGCCGAGCCGTGACGATCCTCGCGCTTGGGCTGGCCGTGATGGCCGTGGCCGATGGCTGGGTGCGCTTCGCCCCGATCGACCCTGCGCGCTACAAGATCGAAGGTCTGGCGAAAGCGCCCGGCGATCACCCCGAGACGGGCGGGTTTCAGGCTGCGCGCGAGGTGGCCGACCCGCTGGCGCAGATGGCCGCGCTCGACAAGATCATCCGCGCCACCGCGCGCACCAAGCGCGTCGCGGGCAACGTCGATGAGGGGCATGCGGCCTATGTCACCCGCTCCGCCTTCTGGGGCTTTCCCGATGTCACCACGCTTTGGGTCGAGGGCAATACGCTGCAAATCCGTGGCCATCTCGTCTACGGCAGATCCGATCTCGGGGTGAACAAGGCCCGGATCATGGGCTGGCTCGACGAGGCAGGGCTGTAG
- a CDS encoding FAD-binding oxidoreductase, producing MSTRLELQSITPVTHDTHHLVFPRPEGFDFAPGQAVDLNLTREGWADEQRPFTFTNPVDGDTLEFVIKSYPDHDGVTEQIATLTPGEAVEVSDPWGAIKDEGPGTFIAGGAGVTPFISILRARLAREGTLEGCRLIFSNKTEADIILRDEFEAMEGLETVWTVTGQSDPGKGVISMHVDRGFLAPFVEKESGKFYICGPDKMVDEIEATLKELGVAQDRIIREDFD from the coding sequence ATGAGCACTCGTCTCGAATTGCAAAGCATCACACCCGTCACCCATGACACGCATCACCTCGTCTTCCCGCGCCCCGAGGGGTTCGACTTCGCCCCCGGTCAGGCGGTCGATCTGAACCTGACCCGCGAAGGCTGGGCTGACGAGCAGCGCCCCTTCACCTTCACCAACCCGGTGGATGGCGACACGCTGGAATTCGTCATCAAATCCTATCCCGACCATGACGGCGTCACCGAGCAGATCGCGACGCTCACGCCCGGCGAGGCGGTGGAGGTCTCCGATCCGTGGGGCGCGATCAAGGACGAGGGCCCCGGCACGTTCATCGCGGGCGGGGCAGGGGTGACGCCCTTCATCTCGATCCTGCGCGCGCGTCTGGCCCGCGAAGGTACGCTGGAGGGCTGCCGCCTGATCTTCTCGAACAAGACGGAAGCCGACATCATCCTGCGCGACGAGTTCGAGGCGATGGAGGGGCTGGAAACCGTCTGGACCGTCACCGGTCAGAGCGATCCCGGCAAGGGAGTCATTTCGATGCATGTCGATCGCGGCTTCCTCGCGCCCTTCGTCGAGAAGGAGAGCGGCAAGTTCTACATCTGCGGCCCCGACAAGATGGTCGATGAGATCGAGGCCACGCTGAAGGAGCTTGGCGTCGCGCAAGATCGCATCATCCGCGAGGATTTCGACTGA